The following proteins are encoded in a genomic region of Acidimicrobiia bacterium:
- a CDS encoding TlpA family protein disulfide reductase, producing MSVAGAEPDRSDDLPGSVRDGRPMVIVAVVLAVVVALLIAVLATRSPSGERSRQSPLLGRPAPAIVGTTLAGDGFDLAAYRGRWVVVNFFATWCIPCVQEHPELAKFQARHASTGDAALVSVLFDNTADEAQVFFTENGGDWPVVVDEAGAVGVDYGVARVPESFLVAPNGIVAQRLVGGVTAAEVDDLIAQYEGAPE from the coding sequence GTGAGCGTCGCGGGCGCTGAGCCTGATCGTTCCGATGATCTCCCTGGCTCGGTTCGGGACGGGCGGCCGATGGTGATCGTGGCGGTGGTGTTGGCCGTGGTGGTGGCGTTGTTGATTGCCGTGCTGGCCACTCGTTCCCCCAGTGGGGAACGCAGTCGGCAGAGTCCGCTCCTGGGTCGGCCCGCCCCAGCCATTGTGGGCACCACCCTGGCCGGGGACGGCTTCGATCTGGCTGCGTACCGGGGCCGCTGGGTGGTGGTGAACTTCTTCGCCACCTGGTGCATTCCCTGCGTGCAGGAGCACCCGGAACTGGCCAAGTTCCAGGCCCGTCATGCCAGCACCGGCGACGCCGCCTTGGTGAGTGTCTTGTTCGACAACACCGCCGATGAGGCGCAGGTGTTTTTTACCGAGAACGGCGGTGACTGGCCGGTGGTGGTCGATGAGGCGGGCGCGGTAGGGGTGGACTACGGCGTGGCCCGCGTACCCGAATCGTTCCTGGTGGCGCCCAACGGCATCGTGGCTCAGCGCCTCGTAGGCGGGGTTACCGCCGCCGAAGTCGACGACCTCATCGCCCAGTACGAGGGGGCTCCGGAGTGA
- a CDS encoding DUF3107 domain-containing protein, producing the protein MDVRIGLTQTPKELEVQLDDDADAGALKKQVEQALADGSTLWLTDRRGRQVGVPAEKLAYVEIGSPKDDRRIGFGG; encoded by the coding sequence GTGGACGTCCGCATCGGCCTGACCCAGACCCCGAAAGAGCTTGAGGTGCAGTTGGACGACGACGCCGATGCCGGCGCTCTCAAGAAGCAGGTCGAGCAGGCCCTCGCCGATGGCTCCACGCTATGGCTGACCGACCGCCGAGGCCGTCAGGTTGGCGTACCGGCCGAGAAGCTGGCCTATGTAGAGATCGGTAGCCCGAAGGACGATCGCCGCATCGGTTTCGGCGGCTGA
- a CDS encoding cysteine desulfurase, protein MRHYLDHASTSPLRPEALALMTKWLGQAGDPGRIYAEGLEARVTVETAREQVADLLGTRPRSIVFTSGATEAIAAACWGAAERGSHQVLAAVEHSAVRLGAAANGEVTLVGTDHHGRIDPDEVLNALRPDTAVVHVQWGNHEVGTTQPVAEVVARCQSRGVLVHVDAAQAIGHDTITFDDLGADLLSVSAHKFGGPAGVGALLVRRGLRVRPLLLGGEQERARRAGLESVSSIAGFGAAAAAVNTDTESAEQRRLTERIAAAADTMIGVHRYGDPINRLPHLVCLGIDGIEPQAVILGLDRAGVAAHSGSACSSEALEPSPVLEAMGLDAHRSLRLSVGWNTTEADVTAAIDALPPILEALRSLR, encoded by the coding sequence ATGCGGCACTACCTCGACCACGCGTCGACCTCGCCCTTGCGCCCCGAGGCGCTCGCCTTGATGACCAAGTGGTTGGGCCAGGCGGGCGACCCCGGACGCATCTATGCCGAAGGCCTTGAAGCCCGGGTGACGGTAGAAACCGCCCGTGAGCAGGTAGCCGACCTCCTCGGCACCCGCCCCCGTTCGATTGTGTTCACCAGTGGGGCTACCGAGGCAATCGCGGCGGCCTGCTGGGGGGCAGCCGAGCGGGGTAGTCACCAGGTGCTGGCGGCCGTGGAGCACTCCGCAGTACGACTCGGGGCGGCGGCCAACGGCGAGGTGACACTGGTGGGCACCGATCACCACGGTCGCATCGATCCCGACGAAGTGCTCAACGCCCTTCGCCCGGACACCGCCGTGGTGCATGTCCAGTGGGGAAACCACGAGGTTGGCACCACGCAGCCAGTGGCTGAAGTCGTGGCCCGATGCCAATCTCGGGGTGTCCTCGTGCACGTTGATGCGGCCCAAGCCATCGGCCACGACACCATCACCTTCGACGACCTCGGCGCCGATCTGCTGTCCGTGTCGGCCCACAAGTTCGGTGGGCCCGCCGGGGTGGGCGCCCTGCTGGTGCGCCGCGGCCTGCGAGTGCGACCCCTCCTCCTCGGTGGCGAGCAGGAACGGGCCCGGCGCGCCGGACTCGAGTCGGTGTCGTCCATCGCCGGGTTCGGGGCCGCCGCCGCCGCCGTGAACACCGACACCGAGAGCGCCGAGCAACGCCGCCTCACCGAGCGCATCGCGGCGGCCGCCGACACCATGATCGGCGTGCATCGCTATGGAGATCCCATCAATCGGCTCCCCCACCTCGTGTGTCTTGGCATCGACGGCATCGAGCCACAGGCGGTCATTCTTGGCCTCGATCGCGCCGGGGTGGCCGCCCACTCCGGCAGCGCCTGCTCTTCGGAGGCTCTCGAGCCCTCCCCGGTACTGGAAGCCATGGGGCTAGACGCGCACCGCAGCCTCCGGCTATCGGTGGGATGGAACACCACCGAGGCCGACGTCACCGCCGCCATCGATGCCCTCCCGCCCATCCTGGAGGCCCTGCGCAGCTTGCGTTGA
- a CDS encoding ArsA family ATPase — MPAPKRPAASTRSIEQLLAAKEIVIHCGSGGVGKTTTAAAVAAMAAVHHGGKVLVLTVDPARRLANALGLEAFGNNETQVPPAAFTKAGVEARGELWVAMLDTKQSWDDLVTRHAPDPETREAILANPLYKNITGRFVQSHDYIAMERLYEIHASGTYDLIVVDTPPTRNAIDFLEAPERMADFFSSRLLRWLTVPARSRVFSLASRPFYSVADRVLGSKFLEDIAEFFLLFQSMYDGFVERATAVNHTLGDKRTTFVVVSTLEAAPVREAEFFIEALDQRGLHLGAVVLNKVLPSWFLEEGTTASARAMVSRSESLAEALPASAGSPELVARVLREVGESFLNFQVVAKREEDTRADLSSAPEVVATVPYFDRDITDLAGLLELGEQLWR; from the coding sequence ATGCCCGCCCCCAAGCGCCCCGCCGCCAGCACGCGTTCGATCGAGCAGTTGTTGGCGGCCAAGGAGATCGTGATTCACTGCGGTTCGGGAGGGGTGGGCAAGACCACCACGGCGGCGGCGGTGGCCGCGATGGCGGCGGTCCATCACGGTGGCAAGGTGCTCGTCCTCACCGTCGACCCCGCTCGCCGACTGGCCAATGCCCTGGGTCTGGAGGCATTTGGTAACAACGAGACGCAGGTACCGCCGGCGGCGTTTACGAAGGCCGGGGTGGAGGCACGCGGCGAGTTGTGGGTGGCGATGCTCGACACGAAACAAAGTTGGGATGATCTCGTCACTCGTCACGCCCCCGACCCGGAAACACGGGAGGCCATCCTCGCCAATCCGCTCTACAAGAACATCACGGGTCGCTTTGTGCAGAGTCACGATTACATCGCCATGGAGCGGCTCTATGAGATTCACGCCTCGGGGACCTACGACCTAATTGTGGTCGACACGCCTCCCACCCGAAACGCCATCGACTTTCTTGAGGCGCCGGAACGCATGGCCGACTTTTTTTCGAGCCGGCTTCTGCGTTGGCTCACCGTGCCGGCCCGTAGCCGGGTGTTCTCGTTGGCCTCCCGGCCGTTCTATTCGGTGGCAGACCGCGTGCTGGGGTCGAAGTTTCTGGAAGACATTGCCGAGTTCTTCCTTCTGTTCCAGTCCATGTACGACGGTTTTGTGGAACGAGCGACGGCGGTGAACCACACGCTGGGAGACAAACGCACCACCTTCGTGGTGGTGTCTACGTTGGAGGCGGCGCCCGTACGCGAAGCCGAGTTCTTCATCGAGGCTCTCGATCAGCGGGGCTTGCACCTGGGGGCGGTTGTGCTCAATAAGGTGCTGCCGTCGTGGTTTCTCGAAGAGGGCACCACGGCGTCGGCGCGGGCAATGGTTTCTCGATCCGAATCGTTGGCCGAGGCGCTGCCGGCATCGGCTGGATCACCGGAGTTGGTGGCCCGAGTGCTGCGGGAGGTTGGAGAGAGTTTTCTCAACTTTCAGGTGGTGGCCAAGCGGGAAGAGGACACTCGGGCCGATCTCTCCTCCGCTCCGGAGGTGGTAGCCACCGTGCCCTATTTTGATCGCGACATCACCGACCTCGCCGGGTTGTTGGAACTCGGCGAACAACTCTGGCGCTAA
- a CDS encoding anion-transporting ATPase, giving the protein MTVELLDRKLLFVTGKGGVGKTTIAASLAVLAAQQGRRTLVGEVDAKGNLADFFEIGPTRFKEREVSRNLWAMSMNTEDSLKEYLNLQLKIPLVARLGPLARTFDFVANAAPGVKEILTIGKFVWEVRERHYDLVVVDASATGHIVGQLAAPQSIQELVQVGLVRDQTDWMLDILGDPTKTGAVIVAAPEEMPVNETLELVTRLRAETVVDLAAVVANRVLPELFTRREENIFDALPVATLTKAIGGPVQPLLDGAQLAVTLRRTRGVHLARLRQELPPEVPLLFVPYLFQRSHGARATRQVAEHLNEELT; this is encoded by the coding sequence ATGACCGTGGAACTCCTTGACCGCAAGTTGCTGTTTGTCACCGGTAAGGGTGGGGTGGGTAAGACCACGATCGCCGCCTCCTTAGCGGTACTGGCGGCGCAGCAGGGCCGACGCACGTTGGTGGGGGAGGTGGATGCCAAAGGCAACCTGGCCGACTTCTTTGAGATCGGCCCCACCCGGTTCAAAGAGCGGGAGGTATCCCGCAACCTGTGGGCGATGTCGATGAACACGGAGGATTCGCTCAAGGAGTATTTGAATCTGCAACTGAAGATTCCGTTGGTGGCGCGTCTGGGGCCACTAGCCCGCACGTTTGATTTCGTGGCCAATGCCGCCCCGGGTGTGAAGGAGATTCTCACCATCGGGAAGTTCGTGTGGGAGGTGCGCGAGCGCCACTACGACCTCGTGGTCGTGGATGCGTCGGCCACGGGGCACATCGTTGGTCAACTGGCCGCGCCCCAGTCGATCCAAGAACTGGTGCAGGTGGGTCTGGTGCGGGATCAGACGGATTGGATGCTCGACATTCTTGGTGATCCAACGAAGACCGGCGCGGTGATCGTGGCGGCCCCCGAGGAGATGCCGGTGAACGAGACCCTCGAACTCGTCACCCGGCTTCGCGCTGAGACGGTGGTGGATCTCGCGGCAGTGGTGGCGAATCGCGTGCTCCCCGAGTTGTTTACCCGTCGCGAAGAGAACATCTTCGATGCTCTGCCGGTGGCGACGCTGACCAAAGCGATCGGTGGTCCGGTGCAGCCTCTGCTCGATGGGGCCCAGTTGGCGGTAACTCTTCGCCGCACGCGCGGCGTGCACCTGGCGCGGCTGCGCCAGGAGTTGCCCCCCGAGGTTCCCTTGCTCTTCGTGCCGTACCTGTTCCAACGCAGTCACGGTGCCCGCGCCACCCGTCAGGTTGCCGAGCATCTGAACGAAGAGTTGACCTAG
- a CDS encoding formate dehydrogenase, which translates to MKTAAQDANEVVRFDRVERWLHWSNASLFLVLLATGMTLYIPALSSLVGRRVLLKDIHVISGLLLPLPLLAAYAGSWRGGLRRDVRRLSRWSVEDRRWLTSGGRRGHATMGKFNAGQKLNAIFVAGCIPLLFVTGSIMKWFNPFPLAWRTGATFVHDWLAIALVAVITVHILKALSDPVALRAMRRGTVPRAVVVRHHPRWAAEVGAEGQGGTESSQ; encoded by the coding sequence ATGAAAACTGCGGCGCAGGACGCCAACGAGGTGGTGCGCTTCGACCGGGTCGAGCGTTGGTTGCACTGGAGTAACGCGAGTCTCTTTCTCGTTTTGTTGGCCACGGGCATGACGCTCTACATCCCGGCGCTGTCGAGCCTGGTGGGACGGCGGGTGCTTCTGAAAGACATTCACGTGATTAGTGGTCTCCTGTTGCCGCTACCTCTGCTGGCGGCCTATGCGGGTTCGTGGCGGGGTGGTCTGCGCCGGGATGTGCGGCGACTCTCCCGCTGGTCGGTGGAAGATCGCCGCTGGCTCACCAGCGGGGGGCGACGCGGCCACGCCACCATGGGCAAGTTCAACGCGGGTCAAAAGCTCAACGCCATTTTTGTGGCGGGGTGTATCCCGCTGCTGTTCGTCACCGGTTCCATCATGAAGTGGTTCAACCCCTTCCCACTGGCGTGGCGAACCGGGGCGACCTTTGTGCACGACTGGTTGGCCATTGCCCTTGTCGCGGTCATCACCGTGCACATCCTCAAGGCGCTGTCCGATCCGGTGGCTCTGCGGGCCATGCGCCGCGGCACTGTTCCTCGGGCCGTGGTGGTGCGGCATCACCCCCGGTGGGCGGCCGAAGTTGGGGCCGAGGGACAAGGCGGCACGGAGTCGAGCCAATGA
- a CDS encoding cytochrome c-type biogenesis protein CcmH, producing the protein MLVSLGRATLEAGPPRTTAEQVRVIGATLKCPTCRSQSVAGSDAAAAKAIRNEITQRVEAGESGDEIRRAISATYDDVQLIPPASGFEGLVWILPVFVLVLALAGVATGVARWQSATTRHATEADRALVHKALDKR; encoded by the coding sequence ATGCTCGTTTCGTTGGGGCGCGCCACGCTGGAGGCTGGTCCGCCCCGCACCACGGCGGAACAGGTCCGGGTCATCGGCGCCACCCTTAAGTGCCCCACCTGTCGCAGCCAGTCGGTGGCGGGCTCGGATGCTGCCGCAGCCAAAGCGATCCGCAACGAGATCACCCAACGGGTGGAGGCGGGGGAGTCGGGCGATGAAATCCGCCGGGCCATCTCAGCCACCTACGACGATGTGCAACTGATCCCCCCGGCGAGTGGGTTCGAGGGGTTGGTGTGGATCCTCCCAGTGTTCGTCCTCGTGCTAGCTCTCGCCGGTGTCGCCACCGGGGTGGCGCGCTGGCAGAGCGCCACCACGCGGCACGCGACCGAAGCCGATCGGGCTCTGGTGCACAAAGCCTTGGACAAGCGATGA
- a CDS encoding oxidoreductase, with protein sequence MGRRVVLGMLGLGGLGVLFGAKVQSGMGAFLSPLTRNDRTGLTSLLPSSDRFRIYSVTDSMPSRTDAQYRLVVDGAVDQPLELDLADLRDRLPQTNLTRDFQCVTGWRVADVPWRGVKLADLLAAVGVAPDATHVRFYSFDGVYTETLTLEQAQRDDVLVAHEMLGGPVTQPHGGPVRLYVAPMYGYKSLKWLDRIEVVRALDAPTDPGYWENLGYDTDAWVGESNGLSDAPTA encoded by the coding sequence GTGGGGCGACGGGTAGTGCTGGGGATGCTCGGTCTGGGGGGTCTCGGAGTCTTGTTTGGAGCCAAGGTGCAGTCCGGTATGGGTGCCTTTCTGAGTCCACTCACACGGAATGACCGAACGGGCCTGACGTCGTTGCTGCCCTCTAGCGATCGCTTCCGCATCTACTCGGTCACCGACTCGATGCCCTCCCGCACGGATGCGCAGTACCGTCTCGTGGTTGATGGGGCGGTGGATCAGCCATTGGAACTCGACCTAGCCGACTTACGCGATCGCCTCCCCCAGACCAACCTCACCCGCGATTTTCAATGTGTCACGGGTTGGCGGGTGGCCGACGTGCCCTGGCGGGGGGTGAAGTTGGCCGATCTGCTGGCCGCCGTCGGGGTGGCGCCGGATGCCACCCACGTGAGGTTCTATTCGTTCGACGGGGTCTACACCGAGACGCTCACCCTCGAGCAGGCCCAGCGTGATGATGTGCTCGTCGCCCACGAGATGCTCGGCGGACCCGTGACGCAGCCCCACGGTGGTCCGGTGCGTCTCTATGTGGCTCCGATGTATGGCTACAAGTCGCTGAAATGGCTGGATCGCATCGAGGTGGTTCGGGCGCTCGATGCCCCTACGGATCCGGGGTACTGGGAAAATCTTGGGTACGACACGGATGCCTGGGTGGGGGAGTCCAACGGGCTGAGCGACGCCCCCACCGCATGA
- a CDS encoding iron-sulfur cluster carrier protein ApbC: MSITVDAVIAALRPVEDPELHRSIVDLDMVRNVEVDGDSVALEVTLTIAGCPLRNEIQSRVTAALEGIGVVTVTLEFGVMTDEQRAAVREKLQGDPAASAGSQPSHGHAEGRAIPFADPSSTTRVMLIASGKGGVGKSTVTTNLSVALAQRGKSVAVIDADVWGFSIPRMLGVEHPPAVIDSMLVPPTGAGGVRCISMGFFAKEDQPVIWRGPMLHKALEQFLTDVFWDEPDYLLVDLPPGTGDISLSLAQFLPRAEVYVVTTPQPAAQRVAQRAGFMAQKVNLEIKGVIENMSWFTGDDGKRYELFGAGGGDELADRLAVPLLGQIPLVTELRAGGDSGHPIVLTDPASDAAQAFTLVAERVELDLAPTRRYHRELKLL; the protein is encoded by the coding sequence ATGTCCATCACCGTCGATGCTGTTATCGCCGCCCTTCGTCCCGTCGAGGACCCCGAACTACATCGTTCGATCGTTGATCTCGACATGGTCCGCAATGTGGAAGTGGATGGCGATTCGGTGGCCTTGGAGGTCACTCTCACGATCGCCGGGTGTCCGCTGCGTAACGAGATTCAGAGCCGCGTCACCGCGGCCCTCGAGGGCATCGGGGTGGTCACCGTGACGCTCGAGTTCGGTGTGATGACCGACGAGCAGCGCGCGGCGGTGCGCGAGAAGTTGCAGGGTGACCCCGCGGCGTCGGCGGGCAGCCAGCCTTCCCATGGCCACGCCGAAGGCCGCGCCATCCCCTTCGCCGATCCCTCGAGCACCACCCGCGTGATGCTCATCGCATCGGGAAAGGGCGGGGTGGGCAAGTCCACCGTTACCACCAACCTGTCGGTGGCCCTGGCGCAGCGAGGCAAGAGCGTGGCGGTGATCGATGCCGACGTGTGGGGCTTCTCCATCCCGCGCATGTTGGGGGTAGAGCATCCTCCCGCGGTCATCGATTCGATGCTCGTACCGCCCACCGGGGCGGGTGGAGTGCGCTGTATCTCGATGGGGTTCTTCGCCAAGGAAGACCAGCCGGTCATCTGGCGGGGCCCGATGCTCCACAAGGCCCTGGAGCAGTTTCTCACCGATGTGTTCTGGGATGAACCCGACTATCTCCTGGTGGATCTGCCCCCCGGCACCGGCGATATCTCACTTTCGCTGGCCCAGTTCCTGCCGCGCGCCGAGGTCTATGTCGTGACCACACCGCAGCCGGCCGCCCAGCGGGTGGCCCAGCGGGCCGGTTTTATGGCCCAGAAGGTGAACCTCGAAATCAAGGGTGTGATCGAGAACATGAGTTGGTTCACCGGCGATGATGGCAAGCGTTATGAACTGTTTGGAGCGGGGGGAGGCGACGAGTTGGCCGACCGGCTCGCCGTGCCGCTGCTCGGGCAGATTCCCTTGGTCACCGAGCTGCGGGCCGGCGGCGACTCTGGGCACCCGATCGTGCTGACCGATCCGGCCAGCGATGCGGCCCAGGCGTTTACCCTCGTTGCGGAGCGCGTGGAGCTCGATCTCGCTCCTACCCGGCGCTACCACCGGGAGTTGAAACTGCTCTAG